The segment gcgactttttttttattgctcaAGCGATATCTGTAGTTGTCATGTTTACCCGCCCTATATTTCGCGTGAGTGTGGACGTTTTCAAATGCCCCCAACTGAGCCCCGAGGTTGGCTATTGTCCCCTACACCATTTGCGAAGGCtactgcccaccccccccccccacaaaaaggtaggcctacaacatattttgttctaaatctaaacatattttattcGAAAATTGATTTGGCCCAAAACGATAttggtcccaaaaaaattgagtacaaacaaatttcgggtcacaagcaattttcggtaACAAGCActtttgggtcataacaaacttttgGGTCAAATTTTTTGGTCGTGAAAATATGTTGGTCTCAAAatatttggtccgaaaaatgtTGGGGTCACAAAATTAGTTTTGGGTGCAAACAAATTTTTGGATGAAATAAAATTGCTCcgaattttttctttttgtcggaacatagagacgttgGAGCAtggagacgtcggaacatagggatgtcaccatcTATAAAGTTAAAATGCAGTTGCTTTAAGCTTCACTTAGAGTGAAACCTGTATATATTCATTGTAACAAATTGTACTCATTCTAAAGTATTGTATTTTACACCACCCTTTAGCAACCACAATATGTCCTTTTATCGTAACTAACCAACCAACCTACCCTAAGAAGCATAGGGCTGTGGTCACTCTTTGGAATTTTTGTATATGACGCATGTTAGTAGAAGTAGTTAAGAACAATGAGTGTGTTATAGCATGaaggttttacctccatggttataATGAGACACTCTGAATACAGAAGTCAAAGCAATAACAACTCCTCTTTGAATCATCTCTTGTATCATTATCATCAAGAATATTACACTTAATatcatattaatttatatataaatactaaataacaattgtattaaatatgaaatactgAATGTTCTTCGTATTTTTGGCAGGAATTGAAGATGGCCTACCTGTTTTCTTTAAAAGATTTGTCAAGAATGATTGGCAAACGACAACAGGAATACGGAACAAGTGTAGAAGAGGCAAAACCCTACTTCAAAGCAAAGATGGCGACCGAAGAGGTGaatatataattaatgttaTCAACTGTGGATAAGGTGTTTGTGTTCATGCACTTGTTTGTTAGACAGATGTGGCCATggagtgggtgggggtgggggggggtgtgtggggAATCCAATGGGTTATATCTGCCAGTCTATTTCACCTGATCCTACTGTAAAGAACTGGTCTGTAAGGGGTGTCTGGTGGTCAAATCCCTGGGAGAGAGATTGGCACGATAAAATGACACAATTCAAGTTTACTTCCTTATCTtatccaggggcgtatccaggattttccaatagggggggcgccaggcatgaatgatcgccgtcctgggggatgggtctaaggggaggggtgtacaatttttgctttcaaagaagggctgaaatgcaaaatggtgtcatatgcacgggcggcgatccgtacttccgagtggggggggggatatgaccttgttgactatctaagcgtagcgccaccatgggttggcgcgaagcgtaaaaaaaatttttgggattaacaaaccctctagatggccggaaacggcacttcccgaggtttccaagcggcatatacccaactttaaaatagggatgtcatgtccgaaatatctcataatcaggatccaaaatacttttttttttaaatttcgggtgtttttttgggaaaattgcccctgtcaatcttgtttcaggcgcaacgttagaatgttcgagagccctgttatattattcgatgaagaaaatggcctcatgcaggctattataggcctatacacatgcaatacacaattacacatagttacattcctaggtaccgattgctagggcatccaggtgaaacgtgtattaagcattaccctggttacatgagattctcagctgttcgagggaacatgtacgtgtgtagacctactatagggcctatatgaatactatgagggtgcatatatatactatatcaataccgtgggcgcaataatacattttgttgttatagggccaatgaagcctacagtcaactatttttgctttataaagacgctttatttgaaaagatcgcactgcgtttatggtaggcgagaaatgaagctaaaaaagagccgtacattaacgaagatgcataaatgtaggcatgaaaatattcttatccctggcatttggtggggggggggatatggtgcattacatcccctccacccattttcatgggggatataacccccctccacccaggatcgccgcccatggccatatgtgatccatttttcgaccttaataataagcaacatttccagtaaatatggacacaaaatgcacaatttagtatggctggcatgtcatttagtgtttatagtgattatacaaacacaattaccatctatgtttctaaaactattatgccgccgaacttcgccagaacctttttttggcaaacaaaaaataaagcatacgggaggggggggggggggttaagcgatcaccgacatctcacataaaggtcgtcatcaattttttttttttttttttgctaaactttttttttttgggtgacggccaatagggggggcgcgcgcctgttgcgcccccccctggatacgcccctgttatCCTCGTATCATTTGCTCCCAACAAGCATGTATGGCAAGCTAAAtgcccaataaaaaaaaataaaaccctgGTTAAATCGGTTCATTTCTTCCTTTGTAAAGTGTTAAATACATACAACCGCTCATTTTGACAGTAACCACACCGTGTGTTCTTTTCTTTGTCAGCTCTATGACAAGAAGCATGCTGTGGCAGATGAATTATTAAAAGCTATGCTTTGGCTGGAATCAGCTAGAGAAGTAGAGAAACAGACAGAAGAGGAAATTTACGAAGGAAAAGTATTCCATGAAGAAGCTCAACGGAGGCTGAATAAAGTAACAATTGAGGTAAAACAATAAACTAAACATTGCCAAAAAGAACTTCAAATCAAACTGATGTTAGGCTATGAATAAGATTGAGTAGATAGGTAAACATCAACATAGGTGTAGGaggcatggggggggggctggtggggggggggggctggtaggggggatggtggggggctgcagcccccaaccaaatatttttgtgaaaattcgggcaatttgctgaaaattttttttttactgaaagaaaaataaattgatatGTATTTTTCAATGGTCAAActtatatgattattatcattattattgtaacgacttgcccaaaaataaccaatatggaagggtaataacacttcaaatgattgtatgttattggcatgcaatgtaatagccaatgcatgcctatatgatatgtacatgaACATGTTGAACGTGCGCGGAGCgagcgaaaaatgttggttacatttttcgggcaagtcgttacagccccaccccccccccccaaatcaaattagacTCCTAATCCTATGTACATCAACAGTATTAATTACCTAGacattatctatttattttcaaaacttaaaaatttgATGTCTATATATCCTGGAGCAAGCCATATATTAACTTTGGCTTCTAAACTTTGGCttcgatataaatatataaataaacataaaaatatataatataatattctgGGTCTCAAGCTCTATCTAGATACCTAGAGAGTGGAGCAACTGCAatattatcaattttaataagttttaataatgaaaatattatacaagTTTGTCTAGTCTGTTTTCAGAATTTACCAATAAGATCTCATCTGCCAACAAATTCCTTTATGTATGAATTCATAATTACTCCAGCAATGGAGATTTTGAACTAAgttgaatattttataaagGTTATTCAACTTCTATATTGAACTTCTTTcttgggtcaaaggtcaacaaagcTTGTGACTATAAAAGTTTGAAGGATGCTGAACATCTCTCCTACGTGTACAGATGTAAAGAAGCAGAAGAGAAACTCAGTAAACTGAAAATGGCCCTCAGGAAGCCAGTGGAGATGGCCAGTCCCTACTACAATGCACTGGACGAAGTGGACAGCATATTGGATGTAAGAACTGAATCATTTCTACACACTATATCATTTGATGTTTCTCTGCTGTAGTGATGAGAGAGACCTTCTGTACTTTAGCTTGGTGACTTGAgaattgttgttattttactattttaaaCCTATAGTCACCTGTAATAATCAATGGGTATTTTGAGGTCATGAGTGGTCCACCTCTGAACACCTTGTAAACTCTAAAACTTTGGATGAACTGCAAACTCAGTATGTGACTCTACCTTAGAAAGTACAAAAAACCTATTGTTTCTCATATAGGTCAAAGTTTATTTGAGgtaacagaggtcaaagtctgaagaCTTTGGAAAATCTTTATTACTTCATAAGCAAACCTTGGATGAACTCTTGACTCTCATATAAGTCAAAGtttatttgaggtcaccagaggtgaAAGTCTGTAAACTTGAGGACTttaaaagtaaagcttggatgtACTTCATACTTGTTATGTCAATCATACCTAATGAGTACAAGcaatctgctatttttcatagAGTTCAAAGGTTATATGAGGTCACCACAGgttaaagtctgaaaaccttgcaaacTCAATAACTTTCATAGAAAActttggatgaacttcatacttgatatgtgGGTCCAACTTAGTAAGTAAAAGACCTGGTTGATTTCATTGAATTCAAAAGTCATTGGAGGTCACCGttggtcaaattctgaaaaccttgtaatagCAATAACTTCAAAGGTACAGCTCCAATGAACTACATACTTGGGAAGTGGATGCACGTTATCAGGTAAACGAACCTTGTGTGCATAATTTACTTTCAATATTTGCACATagaatgtggcaaggaatcacttaTCTTTTTAGCTTTCTGGTTTTTATCAATACCCCTGTACGTGTAATGTAATTGGAATGAGATGATGTGTTTAAAGACAATTTGTACAGAAATGGTGCGTAAGCTGTTGCACAGcttgggataaaaaaaaaatatgttttggtgtgtatgtgtgttaacAAAAGTGTCATAAACTCCAAAATCATAAAGGTGATTTGCCAACTTAAAATTGATGGGTTTATATCTGGGTTTTGAATGTAGTGACTTCatgacgtcataggtcaaaGGGCACAAATCAAAACCATCGAAAtgaacaaaatgataatatgtAGTGTAGCAAATGAGACTGATACTCAAGGAGGAGTGACGATTCTATTGTTTTAAtgtaaaatgtcaaaggtcatatgatcAATGAAAGTCAATTCAATGATGAAACTTGGCTAACTTTGTACCAAAAAGATTTACAAACTTCTCTTAAACCAATAGTATGATGAACTTCCAACTTCAGTGAGTGTATACCTAAACAAGGGCTATTTAGCCTCTGTGATGACTTCAGAGGTAATATTGTTCCAGAGGTTCAGAGGCTAATAGtatgttaccatggtgacaatATGGAAAGCTCCTCAGACCCCCTTATATGAGAGCAGGCTTTAGGGACCCAGGGTTACACCCTCCTATATGAGATTGTGGATCCACTTTGCAATGTCATGTCAAGGGAAGGCCTGGAAGGTCTGTAATGGTAGAGCTTTAAGCATTTCCAACAGGACTTTGTCTCTGTGAGCATTAACAGAATGACTTCACACTTACTATGATATTATAACCtgctgttttattttcatttgatagaATCTCAGATCAGAAATAGAAGATACCGTGATAAAAGGCAAATGGGCCAAGCTCGTCTACGAAACATCCTTTAAAAAACTCGAACTCATCAGCGAAATGATACACAACCAGCGTTCCTTGGTCCAAAATTATCAAAAGCCACATACATTAATAAACTTTAACAGTGACATTCCCCTGTATGCAACAACTGATGACATCTCGTTCTACTGCAGAAAACCAAAACTTGCAGAAGCATCCATCAAATGGAACTCACTTTAACCGTGCTAATGGATAAAAACTTACCTTCAAGCCAGAAACATTAATAAACTTTAACAGCAACATTCCCCTGTATGCAACAACTGATGACATCTCGTTCTACTGCAGAAAACCAAAACTTGCAGAAGCATCCATCAAATGGAACTCACTTTAACCGTGCTAATGGATAAAGACTTACCTTCAACACCGTCACATGGGGAGTCACCTTAAATTGCGCTTTGCTCACAATCAATTTCTACTGCAGTCACAATTGTTTTCATTACtaatttatcaaatatttcacaattcaacaattatttgtaaattgttttaTTCTGTCAGATGTGAACTGCTTAAGTTTTGTTGTAAAGTGACTAAATCATaagatttttgaaaatttcttaaTGGTAGACCAATCTCCGCAAGGAATGTGGCAACATTTGTATCATTGTATTTGTTATATCATCATATTTGCATATCATCATATTTGCATATCATAATATTTGTACCAGTTAGAACAGGTGAGGGACAGTTGGATGGGTGGGGTTTGACAGGTGGGAAGGGAAGGCATTTGGGTGGAGTTTGACAGGTGGGTAGGGAAGGGCACGTGGGTGGAGTTTGACAGGTGGGTAGGGAAGGGTGGGTGAAGATGGGTGGTGACAAATAAGGAAATTTCAACGGAGGGCACTCAATGACATTATGGGGATGTTGAAAAATTGTACAAACTGAAAGAGTTGAGCGAGTGTTGCTA is part of the Apostichopus japonicus isolate 1M-3 chromosome 11, ASM3797524v1, whole genome shotgun sequence genome and harbors:
- the LOC139976340 gene encoding SH3 domain-binding protein 5-like — translated: MEEGKDGAESQIFHETIKKELEKLNNASEEINSSAAVLKELKMAYLFSLKDLSRMIGKRQQEYGTSVEEAKPYFKAKMATEELYDKKHAVADELLKAMLWLESAREVEKQTEEEIYEGKVFHEEAQRRLNKVTIEVNKACDYKSLKDAEHLSYVYRCKEAEEKLSKLKMALRKPVEMASPYYNALDEVDSILDNLRSEIEDTVIKGKWAKLVYETSFKKLELISEMIHNQRSLVQNYQKPHTLINFNSDIPLYATTDDISFYCRKPKLAEASIKWNSL